The genome window GTATATCTTCTTAAAAATTTCTGTTCTCCATTTCCCTTAAAGTCTATAGTAGTAGCATCTAAAAAGTCCTTTACATAGTCCACAAGATCTGGCGTCCAATATCCGTTCGATACCATAGTATTAAATAGACCGTGTTTTTTAGCTATTATACCCACATCGTGAGCGAATTCGGAGAATATTGCTGGTTCATTATAAGTATATGTCATTCCATCTACATCGTATCCTATTGCTAGTTCAACGATCTCTTCTGGTGATAGTTCTACTCCCTCAGCCTTACGTCTTTGGCTTATATCGAAATTCTGGCAATACATACACATCCAGTTGCATCCATATGTGGAAAACGAGAAAACCTTTGAACCTGGGTTAAAGTGTACTAAAGGTTTCTTCTCAATAGGGTCTATATGAGCAGCAGCTATTTTTCCATAGACATCAAGGTATAGTTTTCCATTTCTTACTGATCTTACACCACAGAACCCTGTTTGTCCTTCCCCTATTAGGCATTTTCTAGCGCAAGCTAAACAACGGATTCTACTATCCTCTTTTTTATATAATACTGCTTCTTTGGGCATACGTTATACCATTTCTCTTCAGAGGTAAAAAATATTTTGTATTAGATAAAGGATAGTGTAAATGATGAATAGGGTTTTATTGTTCTACAAGAAAGGTATATTTACCGATGATCTAAAGAAATTTCTGAGGATTAATAATATTAATGTTATAGATGTTAGGATAGGGAAATATATCGAGGTAGATATAGTTGATGATCCTAGAAAAGTCATATCCTTGATTGGTGAACCACTATTTATGGTTACCGATATTAGTGGTACATTTAAACAACTATTTTATGACATGAGATTTTGGGAATGTCATGAAATTTTAGAGGAAAAGTGGAGAAAAGCGGAAAATAAAGATGAGAAAAATTATTTGCAAGCAATAATTTTGCTTTGCGCGTCTTTGATTAAGTATCTAAAAGGCGAAATTGAGGTTTCTGACATGTTGATGGAAAAAGCTTTATCTCTTATATCCAATCTTCCTCAAGAACTCCTTCCTTTCTTTTATATCAGTCTCGGACTCAACACCTAAAGGAGTGTATCCATCTACTACACCAATTACGCCTCTACCCTGATCAGTTTCAGCTACTATAACTTGTAATGGATTAGCTGTAGCTGCGAATATTTTAACAACCTCATCTACGTTTTTTATTCTATTTAGAACGTTAATGGGATAACCGTTCTTTAGATAGATCACAAAAACGTGGCCTGCACCTATTTTCTTTACATTCTCAATTGCAAGCTTGATCAGTTCTTGGTCATTTCCATCATATCTTACAAGTCTTTTACCGCTTGCCTCGTTGAATGCTATACCAAACTTTAAATTAGGACTGCTTGACGATAGTGTTTCATATAAGTCTTCAACTGTTTTAATAAAATGAGATTGACCTATAATTACATTAGTCCCTTCTGGTATATCTATTCTTATAACGTCTATTTTTACACTCATCAATAATATAAAAGAAGGGAATTAAAATAAATTTTATCAGTGAAGGACCACTACATCATTCTTCTCAGTTGTACTCCCGTAATCTTCATCCACTATTTAAATATGCATAGTTTATTATAACCTCTTCGTTTTGATTTAAGTTAACTATATAGGTTAAATGTAGCTGTGTTACTAAGATCTTATATTGTCCTGCTGGTAAACTAAAAGATGCTATCCCTTGTGAGTCAGTGAAATTATAAGTATAGAATAAGTAAGTAGTTCCATTATATTTATAAATCCAAATTACTGCATTTGCCAGAGGTGACTCTCCGCCAAATAGTCCATAATTCATTAATACTTTAACTTTCAAAACGTACATTCCATCTATTTGCTGGTTGCCCAACGCTATTGTATTAATTTCTGTTTTATATTTATGTCCCTCGTAAACTCCTATAGCCATCACTATTATTACCAATACTGCTAACGCTAAGAGAATCTGTCTATTCATCAAAAGCACTGCATTAATCTAATATAAAAGTTCAATCCTAATTTGGAATGTGGCAAATAAGTTATATGAAGCATTAAAATACGTGGTAAAATATGAATTAAAATCTTCAGTTAGGCGCTATATAGTGTTAGGTGCATTTGACGGTATTCTATTAAGCTTGTCGATTTTGTTGGCTGGTGTGATCTCACATATTAGCCTAACCAGTATTTCTCTATCAATATATAGTGGGATAATAGCTACTGCAATTTCATCAACATGGAATGCGCTAGTGGTAGAATTAGGGGAGAAAAAAACTGAATTGGAGAAAATAGAGAAGCAAGTTCTGAAGAGTCTAAAAGGTACTATATATGATTATAGTGCTAAGATAGCTGCAGTCTTAGCTGCTATTGCCCATGGTATTTCTCCATTCTTGGGCTTGTTAATATTTTACTCGTATGATTATTCTCATGATATTATGCTATCTTTAAGTATAGGAATATTAAGTTTAGCAGTATTGGGGTTGCTTTATGGTGATGGAATTAAAGCAAAGATATATACAATGGTTCAACTAATAGTAGCGGGAATTATTACTGCCTTAATTACACTATTAGTTATAAAATAGAAACGTATTTATATCCACATATCCCTTTAAATCTTATAATTATTTTATAATGTCTATTTTATAATAGTCATCTTTTTAAGCAGTTTAAACATAATCTTCATATGGAAGTTTTAAAAAGAACTGAAAAGCAGGACTCATTTAGAAGAGAAGTAGAAGAATTAGTAAAGCAAATTGAACAAGATGATTTAAAAGTAGCAATTTTTATGGAATATACAACTCCTCCAGAAAAGGTTAAACCAAAGTTAATAAAATTTGAGAAAGTTTTGCCTCTATTAGAGAGGATCTCAGAGTCAGGAAAGACACAAAAGGGTGTAGCCAAAATAATGTTCTTCTCTCCCTCAACTTGTAGAAACAAGGGATTAACACCAACAATGATGGCAGGTTTTCAATTACTTAAACCTGGGGTTTCAACTAAACCTCACTCTCATAATATGGCATCGATATATTTGGTATTTAAGGGTCAAGGATACTCAGTTATTGGAAATGATAAGATAGAGTGGAAGGCTGGCGACATTTTCGTAGTACCTGCAAATGAAGTTCATTATCACGTTAATACTGGAAATGAGGATTGTGTACTATTTGACGTAACAGACGCTGGGTTACTTGAGAGTTTGGGAATCTTAGAATTTAGAGAGTAGAGTGAAAAGGATCAATTATAAATTACCTTTTTCCCCAAATACTGCTTTATAGACTCTTATTAAGGTCTCATCTCTCCATCTTGATAAATCTTGAAAGCTCTTTCCTTTTATAAATTTGTATTCTTTCATTTGCTCCACAATTTTCTTGACAGCTGTATAAGGGAACTTGTCCCACTTCGCTAGAGTATGCATCCACTCATTTGCGCCATATCCGAATCCTTTACTAAAGAAGTATTCAATTCCTCCTTCTCCTCCACCTAAATGATAAGTTAAGAATGGTCCCATAAATGCCCATCTTAGACCTATGGCAGCTGTCACTACTTTATCTATATCCTCAACTGTAGCTACTCCTTCATCAATTAAATTCACTGCTTCTCTAAATAAGGCAAAGGTTAGCCTATTTCCTATGAAACCAGGAACTTCCTTCTTTAATACTACTACTCTATCTAATTTTTCCATGAATTCTTTAGTAACATCTAATGTCTCCTTTGATGTTTTCTCGCCAGGTACTATTTCTACTAAGGGCAATAGATGGGGCGGATTCCATGGATGAGCGATTACCCCTCTTTCTGGGTATTTGATCATAACTTTCTGTATTTCAGTAATTAATAGACCAGAGGTACTACTCGCAATTACTATATCTCGAGGTAATTGAGCATCCAGATTTTTGAATAGAGTCTTCTTAACACTATAATCCTCAATTATAGCTTCTATTACAAAGTCAACATTCTGAATTGCCTCATCAATTTTCATAGTTCCAGTTAGATTTCTTTGATAGTCTTCTGGTTCTCCATATATCATTCCCATATTTTTCAAGTTAACTAAATAAGTTGATACTTTTGCTAAACCCTTTTCTAAAGTCTCCTTCTTTTCTGTATACAAATTTACCTTATAACCTTTCGTTAGTAAGAGGGTTGCCCAACCTATGCCTATTACACCAGCTCCTATTACAGCCACCCTATTAATGGGTTTCATATGTATAAACATGTTTAAGAAGTATAAGTAAGTTTCTCCAAATGGATAGAGTTAAAAATGTGAATATGATTGGAGTTATTATGCTGGTTCAGAAAATCAAAGATTATCTTGATTCAATTAGTGACATGCTTCAAGAAAGATTTGAAAATAGAGAAAGAGTATTGTTATTGGCTAGAGAATTAATAAGATATTGTGGTGAGGCGATTTCGCTTTCTCATAAGGGTAAAAAGGAAGATGCACTAAGAAAGTATCAGCTTGCAATCTCCAAAGCATCTGAAATTCAAAAGATTATAGATAACTTTCCTGAACTATTATATGGGGACGTAGGAATAGCGTATCAAGAACTAGCGGAGGCTTCTATAGTGATCTCATTGTACTTTGACGTTGACTTAAAACTTTCTAAAGAACTTGGTATTCCAGATATATACTACATAAGTGGAATAGCAGATGCAATAGGTGAGATGAGAAGAAGAGTACTAGAGTTACTTAAGAAAAATGAAATAGATGAAGCTGAAAAAACATATGAGATGATGGAAGAGGTATATGAATTACTATGGAGCTTCGAGTATCCTAAATCCTTAGTACCCGGGTTAAGGCAAAAGATCGATATTATAAGAAGATTATTGGAGGAGACTAATCATGATATTTTTCTGGCTAAGCTCGGTAGGTCTTGATGATATAATCTACTAGCTTTTCGGCAACATTGATACCAGTTGCTAGCATAAAGCCTTTAAATTCTGGAACGTCATTTAGCTCATTTATAACATATCCTTTTGATTTGTGCTCTAATATATCTATAGACACGAATTCGCCTTTTACTAGCTTTACAGACTTTACAGCTAATTCTCTTATTTTATCGTCTAATTGAATAGGTGTAGGATTTCCTCCTAATGCAACATTTGCTCTCCACTCGTTAGGTGGAATATTTCTTGCATAACATCCCAATAACTCATCTCCTATTACTATACATCTTATATCTCTTTCTTTATATTTGATATATTCTTGAATTATGTGTACTTTCAGTGCTGAGTTGTTAAGCATTTCTCTATGTTCTATAATTGTCTTTCCTTCATAAACATCTCTTATTAAAGATACCATTCTTCCCCAACTTCCAATAGGTGGTTTATCTATTATTGGAAATCCCATCTGTTCATACGCTTTCATAGTAGCATCTGGAGATGCGGCTATTATCGAGTCTGGTATTGGAATCCCATTCTTAAACAGTTTAGAATATGTTAATATCTTATCTCCACAAGTGCTGATGGCGTCTGTTGAATTTATCGTATGTACACCTGCAGCCTCTAAAACCGCAGATGAGTAAAGAGCCCTATACATACTCACTGGTCTGATTATTCCAACATCATACTTGCTAAGTGCTTTATTAAACGGAATAGGTTCTTGACCTACATTGATTACATCGTAGTCTATTTGTCTTTCATTTAACGCTTTTATTATTAACTTCTCCTCTTGTCTAATTATATCTACTACTAAGGCTACCTTCAATTATATTCCTCCCCCATACTCAGATATTTCGAAAAAAGTAAGTGAATCATAATCTAGGAAAGTTTTACTTATCTCATACCCTAATCTACCGTTGAGAATTATTGGAATATTATAATCAACAGCTGTCCTCCTAATGTTATAATCAAATTTCTTTAGATACCCATCTGTCACAATTATTTCTATCTTCTTAGCTCTTACTAGTTCTTCTGCCTTCATTTTGTCTATTGTTTCTATACCTTGTAATGGAAGCTCAGAGATGCTATAGACTGTTAGTCCAAGTCTAGTTAGATTATCTGCAGTATCCTTTAAGTAATTTAAATTTTTATCACCATAGACCAATGCTATTCCATTTTTATTTGGTATTCTATTGGGCATTGATGAAAGCCAACTCTTTAGTAATGCATCATAAAATGTTACTCCGAACGATGCAGCCTCTCCAGTACTTTTCATTTCTGGTCCCAGAAATGGATAAGCTCCTCTTAATTGAGACCACGAGAATTGAGGACTCTTTACAGCCCAGTACTTAGATGGAGGTTCATAATAGTCCTCAGAGAAATCTAAACCATTAAATATAGCTTTCATAGCCTCATTGATTAGATTAATACCCTTTGCTTTGCTACTAAACGGCATTGATCTACTTGCTCTAAGGTTTAATTCAATTATATATGGAGTATTTTCCTTTACTACAAATTGTACGTTGAATGGTCCTTTTATATTTAGTTCTCTAGCTAGACCCAATACATTCTCTCTCATTTTATTTACACTATTTTCAGATAATTTTCTATAAGGAATTGACATTGTTGCATCTCCGCTGTGGATTCCTGCCTCTTCTATATGCTCCAATGTTATTCCTAATACCTTATTTCCATCAGAAACCCCATCAATTTCTGCTTCTATTGCGTTCTCTATGTACTTCGAAATTACTACCGGATACTTAGGAGAGATCTCGGTAGCTCTTCTTATATACTCATAAAGTTCCTCTTCTGAATAAGCTATTTTCATTGAAGATCCACTTAAAACGTAACTCGGTCTTACAAGAACCGGAAATCCTACCTCATTGACAAACTTCTTAATCTCGCCTAATGATGTCGCAGATATCCAATTAGGTTGTGGTATACCTAACTTATCTAATAGTTTTGAGAACTTTTCCCTATTTTCTGCAATATCTACACTGCTACCCGATGTTCCTAATAACCTCACTCCATTTTCCTCTAACTCTTTAGCTATTGAATTGCCTATTTGCCCTCCAGAAAACGTAGCAACATATCTAAACTTCTCCTTCTTTATTAAATCCAATACTCTTTCCACACTAATTTCATCAAAGTAAAGCTTTCTCGCAATATCCCAATCAGTTGAAACGGTTTCTGGATTATAATTAAGTATTGCTACTTCGTCAAAGTACTTTGATGCTGCCTCCATTAGAGATACAACACTCCAATCAAATTCAACTGAAACTCCTATTCTAAAACCTCCTGCACCAATTATTAGTAATTTATTCCCTTGTGAGAATTCTATATCATCCTCTGAGCCATTATATGTTAAATACATATAATTAGTAACCGCAGGCCATTCTCCAGCTAATGTGTCTATAAGCTTTACTACTGGTATTGTGTTGGTTTCGTATCTAATTTTTCTAATATACTCAGTAGGTTTATTTAACGCTTTAGATATCTGCTCATCACTAAATCCCAATTTCTTAGCTAACTTTAATGTTTCCTCATCAATTTCTTTCGATATTTTAAGTGTTTCATAGAAATCTACTAATCGTTTGATCTTATTCAAAAAGAATTTATTAATTCCGGTAACCTCATATACTTCATCAATTGTTGCCCCTTCTTTGAAGGCTTTAGCTACGTATAAGAACCAGTATGGTCTTCTTTCTTTGAGGTACTTTAGCGCTTCTTCTTTACTCATATTGGACTCATATACCTTTCCCCCTACGACCCCAGGTTCACCAATATCTAGCATCCTTATAGCTTTCTGTAAACTCTCCTCAAACGATCTTCCTATACTCATGACCTCTCCCACGCTCATCATCTCAGTTGCTAACGATTGATCGACGTTCTCAAACTTGCTTAAATCCCATCTAGGGATTTTAGTTACTATATAGTCTAAACTTGGTTCAAAACATGCGCAAGTTCTTCCGGATACTTTATTTATAACTTCATGGAGTTCGTATCCTAATGCTAATTTAGCAGAAACATATGCCAAGGGATAACCAGTAGCCTTACTAGCTAAAGCGCTTGATCTAGACATTCTCGGATTAGTTTCTATAATGTAATATTCATAGCCTTTAGGGTTAAGTGCAAATTGTACATTGCACTCCCCGACTAGATTGATTGATTTTGCAACTTCTATTGCATAGGTTCTCATATTTTGATATTCAAGATTATCTAAAGTCTGGCAAGGAGCAACTACTGTTGACTCTCCAGTGTGGACTCCCATTGGATCTAGATTTTCAATACATGCTATTACAGCAGAATTGCCCTTTTTGTCTCTCATTACTTCATATTCTAATTCTATCCAATGGTAAAGATATTTCTCAAGCAGAACTTCTCCTATGTAACTTTGGGATAACGCTCTCCTAATATTCTTCTTCAGGTCTTCTTCAGTCCACGCTACCATAGAGCCTCTTCCACCTAGATTGAAGCTTACTCTCACCATTACTGGATATCCTACGATTTTTGCGTTCTTTATCGCCTCTTCTTCACTCCTTGCAGATAAACTTGGGGGTACTGGTAAATTATTCTCTATCATTGTTTCTCTAAACTTTTCTCTGCTCAGTGCCTTCTCTATTCCATCAATTTGCGTTCCCAACACTTTGACATTATATTTCTGTAATACTCCCTTTTTATGCAAGTCTACTCCAACATTCAACGCAGTTTGTCCTCCAAACCCTATCATTATACCATCTGGTCTCTCCTTCTCTATAACCTTCTCTACAGCCCACCAGACTACTGGTAACATGTATAATTTATCAGCAAATTTCTTGCTAGTCTGTACTGTTGCCACGTTAGAATTTACTAATACTGTCTCTATTCCTTCCTCCTTTAATGCCTTTAACGCTTGACTTCCACTATAATCAAACTCTGCAGCTTCAGCTATTTTTATAGGTCCAGATCCAATAACCAGAACCTTTTTTGGAGTTTCTCTCATTTTCCAGTCACCATAGTTCTAAATTTATCAAATACCCAAGTTGTATCCCAAGGACCTGGTCTAGCTTCAGGATGAAATTGTGTAGTGATAATTGGTAATTTTTCATGGATTAAGCCTTCTATTGTATAATCGTCTGGATTATAGAACCAAATTTTAGTACTAGGCGGGATATCGTTTTTAGATATGATACCATACCCATGATTATGAGTGGATATATAGCATTTATTGGAATTGCTTTCAATTACTGGTTTGTTTATTGCCCTATGTCCGAATTTCATTTTCTTAATTTTACCTCCCAGTGCTAGAGTTGCTATTTGATGCCCTAAGCAAATACCTAAGATTGGAATCTTATACTCCACTAATTCAGAGAACGTCTTAATTTGATTTTCTAGCAAATTGGGATTACCTGGACCATTACTAAATACAATTCCCTTAGGATTGTACTCAATTATCTTACTAGCATCAAAATTGCAAGGGACTCTAACAATCGAGAATCCTCTCTTATACAGTCCGTACAAAATTCCATGTTTTATTCCACAATCCACCACTACGATCATATCTCCAGTATTTGGATGAAAGATTGGCGACTTGGGTGATGTAAATTGCGTGAAATCTATTTCATCGTATTTTTTTTCTAGATATTTTCTGGTATCACCTATTTCTAAACCTGAAGCTATAATTCCCATCATCGTACCATAGGTTCTAATCTTTTTTACAATCATTCTCGTATCAACATCAAAAACTCCTGGTACGTTCTCTGATTTCAGCCACTCATCTAATGTCAGCGTGGAGTTCCATTTACTAGGATATGTATGCTCAGCTACTATTAAGCCTTCAATCTGTATTCTTTCTGACTCGAAATTGGTTAGAATACCTTGCTCATACTTCTTTTCTGGCACGCCATAATTTCCGACTAATGGGTGAGTAATAATTAGTATTTGTCCCTTGTATGAAGGGTCTGTTAAACTCTCCACATATCCATTCATAGAAGTTGTAAATACTACTTCTCCTACCTTAATTCCTTTAGCTCCAAAACCATATCCTTCAATAAACGTTCCATCTTCTAGATACAGATAACCCTTTTCATTCTTCGATTTCATTTTCTATCACCTTTAATTCTCCCACTTTAGAAATAATTTTTAATTTGTACATCTCAATTTCCTTTTCATTTTCTTCTAACTTAGTTTCTCTACTTTTTATCAAGCTAGTTATTAAATCAAAATTAGGAGACCCTATTACTGCCTTCATATTAATTGAATCCTCTATTTTTAAAGTTGACTTATAAGAACCATCCCTAACTTTCTTAGCTATCTCAAAGTAGGCCGATCTATAAGGTATTCTTTTATTTATGGAAAGTAATTCAGCGTCATCAGTAGCTAAGCTAGATTCATCAATGTTTATTTTATTTATTTGTATTTGGCTAAAGAGTGAGCCTAAAATTCTAACTGAAGAAATAGTGTAATTTATTGGAATCCAATAATATTTATTCATCTCTTGTAAATCAAGGTTATAGCCAGTAGGTAAACCCTTGTAAATAGAAAGTAAACTGGTTAATATGCCTATAGTCTCTGCTGCTTTTGCTCGCAGTATCTCCATTGTGACTGGATTTCTTTTCTGTGGCATTAAACTGCTTGTACTAACATGAGAGTCTGGTAATTTAATTAATTTATTTGAAGAAAAGAAAATTAAATCCTCTGCTATTCTACTTAATACTACCATCAACACGGTTAATTCTGCGATCGTAGCGATAATGTCCGCTCTCGATGACGTAGCTGACAATGTGTTATATACTATATCATCAAACCCTAATAGTTCAGCTTCTTTTTCTCTATTAATCTTAACGTTTGTCCCTACTATTGCTCCAGAGCCCAATGGCGATCTATTGACTTGTTTTAGCATGGAAAATATTATTTCCCATCTTGAAGCTAACTCCTCCTCAATGTAGGTTAAGTAATGGGCAAAGGTGGTGGGTTGTGCCAATTGTAAATGTGTATACGAGGGAAATATTGTTGTTATGTGTTCTCTTGCTTTATCTAATAATGTTTTTCTTAGACTATTGATTTCAGTTAGAAGTTCTATTAGCTTGTCTCTTAGTTTCAGTCTTAAAGCTGTAGCAACGTGATCATTTCTACTTCTACCTAATCCGATCCATCCGGCTTCTTCTCCTACATTCTTTAGCACGAAATCCTCTAACGCTTCATGAACGTCCTCGTACCCTTGACCGATTTCTTTAAACTCGTTTAAAACAGCAAGAATCTTTTTAGCGGTCTCCTTCTTTATGTATCCACTTAAATAAAGGCTTATTACATGTGCCTTCATAGTCAGTTTTACTTCTTCTATGATCTCTTTGTCACTATCTATGGATGAGGTATAGCTAACTACTTCATCTTTTTCAGATCCCCATTTTCTATATAGCATCAGAGCCCCCTTACTCTTCTCGTTATTAGTGAGTGCATTCCCCAAATTTCTATAAATCCCCTAGCCATTTCGTCACTTGGATACCATCCTTTATTATAACTAGCAAGTTTTTCAGAATATGGAGAGTAATACGATTTCCTGCCTAGTATTCTGAACGAGCCATTGTAAACTTCAACCTTCACTTCTCCAGTAATCCATTTATTCATTTCGTCAGCAATTTTATGTAGTGTCTCCCTTAGTGGTTCAAACCATAATCCTTGATATACTAAATCAGACCATAACTGATCAACGTATTTTTTGAATCTTAATTCCATAGGGGTATAGATAGTTTTTTCTAAATCGATATGCGAATAAATTAAACCTAAAGCCGCCGGTACTTCATATACCTCCCTAGACTTAAATCCAACTACCCTATTTTCTATATGCTCTATTCTGCCAAACCCGTGGCTTCCTAATTTTGAGTTCAGTAAATTTATTAACTTATGTAATTCCATTTTCTCTCCGTTCACGGCTGTAGGAATACCATTACTGAATTCTATAGAGATTATTTCCTTACTGTTAAAGATCTGTTTAGTCCATTCAAAGGCGTCTTCTGGAACCTCAACGGAAGGATCAGAGATTGTATCTCCCTCTATGCTCCTTCCCCAAAGATTCTCGTCTATGCTGTATTTGCTGCTTTCAACCTTGATAGGTATTCCTTTCTCCTTAGCATACTTTATTTCATCTTCTCTAGTCATATTCCATATTCTAGCTGGTGCTATTATCTTAACGTCTGGATATAATGCTTTTACTGTAAGGTCAAATCTTACTTGATCATTTCCTTTAGATGTAGAGCCATGAGCTACTGCATCGGCTTTCTCTTTTTTTGCTACTTCAACTACTTTTTCCGCTATTAATGGTCTTGCCAGTGCCGTAGATAAAGGGTAAACTCCCTCATATAATCCATTTAATTTTATCGCATATGATATATAATTGTTGGCAAATTCCTTAACAGCATCTATTGTATAATGCTTTGAGGCTCCAGCTATGTATGCTCTCTCTTCTATCTTTTTGAAATCATCTCTTTGTCCAACATCTACAGTAACTGTTATAACTTCAGCCTTAAAGGTTTCCTTTAGCCATTTAATCGATACTGTAGTATCAAGTCCACCAGAGTATGCAAGGACTATTTTCATCTCACAAAAAAGGGTAAAGAAGTAGCTTAAAAACCATTCATATCATAAAAATAAGGGTTTCTTCATAAATAGCATGTTAAAGGTTTCCTTTAGCTCTTACTCTTTATATAGAATTCAATTGCTTGCTTTATGAACTCAGTTCTACTATTTAGGCCAAGTTTTCTAGTATATATATCAACATCTCTCAGTATATCTTCTTTCAATCTTACACTTACTACTTTTCGCATATATAATAGAATGTTTCTAGTTTTTAAAAACCTAAGTGGTAGCTCTTAATAGGAAACCGTTAAAAAGAAGTTAAAAGTTACGTAAAAAATCATTAACTTGCAGAAGTAAATATTACGGCTTTATTTTGTTGTAGGTCTTTCTTTATTTTCTCCAATCTTTGCATCATGATATTAATATTTTCATTGAGACTCTCCTTATGGTATTTCCTTATGTGTTCTTCACTATCTTCTTTAGCTATGATAATATTACATAATGAGCACTCGTATGATCCGTCGCTCTCCTTTTTGACTATTGGTGTAATTCCCTCAGAAATGGCTTTAAGTATTGGCACGAGTTTCTTAGCTTTTCCTTCACTTCCGCTCTTTTCAAT of Sulfolobus sp. E5-1-F contains these proteins:
- the carA gene encoding glutamine-hydrolyzing carbamoyl-phosphate synthase small subunit translates to MKSKNEKGYLYLEDGTFIEGYGFGAKGIKVGEVVFTTSMNGYVESLTDPSYKGQILIITHPLVGNYGVPEKKYEQGILTNFESERIQIEGLIVAEHTYPSKWNSTLTLDEWLKSENVPGVFDVDTRMIVKKIRTYGTMMGIIASGLEIGDTRKYLEKKYDEIDFTQFTSPKSPIFHPNTGDMIVVVDCGIKHGILYGLYKRGFSIVRVPCNFDASKIIEYNPKGIVFSNGPGNPNLLENQIKTFSELVEYKIPILGICLGHQIATLALGGKIKKMKFGHRAINKPVIESNSNKCYISTHNHGYGIISKNDIPPSTKIWFYNPDDYTIEGLIHEKLPIITTQFHPEARPGPWDTTWVFDKFRTMVTGK
- the argH gene encoding argininosuccinate lyase, coding for MLYRKWGSEKDEVVSYTSSIDSDKEIIEEVKLTMKAHVISLYLSGYIKKETAKKILAVLNEFKEIGQGYEDVHEALEDFVLKNVGEEAGWIGLGRSRNDHVATALRLKLRDKLIELLTEINSLRKTLLDKAREHITTIFPSYTHLQLAQPTTFAHYLTYIEEELASRWEIIFSMLKQVNRSPLGSGAIVGTNVKINREKEAELLGFDDIVYNTLSATSSRADIIATIAELTVLMVVLSRIAEDLIFFSSNKLIKLPDSHVSTSSLMPQKRNPVTMEILRAKAAETIGILTSLLSIYKGLPTGYNLDLQEMNKYYWIPINYTISSVRILGSLFSQIQINKINIDESSLATDDAELLSINKRIPYRSAYFEIAKKVRDGSYKSTLKIEDSINMKAVIGSPNFDLITSLIKSRETKLEENEKEIEMYKLKIISKVGELKVIENEIEE
- the carB gene encoding carbamoyl-phosphate synthase (glutamine-hydrolyzing) large subunit, giving the protein MRETPKKVLVIGSGPIKIAEAAEFDYSGSQALKALKEEGIETVLVNSNVATVQTSKKFADKLYMLPVVWWAVEKVIEKERPDGIMIGFGGQTALNVGVDLHKKGVLQKYNVKVLGTQIDGIEKALSREKFRETMIENNLPVPPSLSARSEEEAIKNAKIVGYPVMVRVSFNLGGRGSMVAWTEEDLKKNIRRALSQSYIGEVLLEKYLYHWIELEYEVMRDKKGNSAVIACIENLDPMGVHTGESTVVAPCQTLDNLEYQNMRTYAIEVAKSINLVGECNVQFALNPKGYEYYIIETNPRMSRSSALASKATGYPLAYVSAKLALGYELHEVINKVSGRTCACFEPSLDYIVTKIPRWDLSKFENVDQSLATEMMSVGEVMSIGRSFEESLQKAIRMLDIGEPGVVGGKVYESNMSKEEALKYLKERRPYWFLYVAKAFKEGATIDEVYEVTGINKFFLNKIKRLVDFYETLKISKEIDEETLKLAKKLGFSDEQISKALNKPTEYIRKIRYETNTIPVVKLIDTLAGEWPAVTNYMYLTYNGSEDDIEFSQGNKLLIIGAGGFRIGVSVEFDWSVVSLMEAASKYFDEVAILNYNPETVSTDWDIARKLYFDEISVERVLDLIKKEKFRYVATFSGGQIGNSIAKELEENGVRLLGTSGSSVDIAENREKFSKLLDKLGIPQPNWISATSLGEIKKFVNEVGFPVLVRPSYVLSGSSMKIAYSEEELYEYIRRATEISPKYPVVISKYIENAIEAEIDGVSDGNKVLGITLEHIEEAGIHSGDATMSIPYRKLSENSVNKMRENVLGLARELNIKGPFNVQFVVKENTPYIIELNLRASRSMPFSSKAKGINLINEAMKAIFNGLDFSEDYYEPPSKYWAVKSPQFSWSQLRGAYPFLGPEMKSTGEAASFGVTFYDALLKSWLSSMPNRIPNKNGIALVYGDKNLNYLKDTADNLTRLGLTVYSISELPLQGIETIDKMKAEELVRAKKIEIIVTDGYLKKFDYNIRRTAVDYNIPIILNGRLGYEISKTFLDYDSLTFFEISEYGGGI
- a CDS encoding ribbon-helix-helix domain-containing protein, whose product is MRKVVSVRLKEDILRDVDIYTRKLGLNSRTEFIKQAIEFYIKSKS
- a CDS encoding argininosuccinate synthase, whose product is MKIVLAYSGGLDTTVSIKWLKETFKAEVITVTVDVGQRDDFKKIEERAYIAGASKHYTIDAVKEFANNYISYAIKLNGLYEGVYPLSTALARPLIAEKVVEVAKKEKADAVAHGSTSKGNDQVRFDLTVKALYPDVKIIAPARIWNMTREDEIKYAKEKGIPIKVESSKYSIDENLWGRSIEGDTISDPSVEVPEDAFEWTKQIFNSKEIISIEFSNGIPTAVNGEKMELHKLINLLNSKLGSHGFGRIEHIENRVVGFKSREVYEVPAALGLIYSHIDLEKTIYTPMELRFKKYVDQLWSDLVYQGLWFEPLRETLHKIADEMNKWITGEVKVEVYNGSFRILGRKSYYSPYSEKLASYNKGWYPSDEMARGFIEIWGMHSLITRRVRGL